From Ruminococcus sp. HUN007, a single genomic window includes:
- a CDS encoding serpin family protein encodes MTLRKKLGIKEAFGKGDFSNIIDCEKNAIDGVRISKIDHEAVLKTDKDGCEGAAYTQIVLVSTAPAPRPLSSLEVTIDRPFFYYIADKNNVPVFAGIIGDPTAKGEQ; translated from the coding sequence GTGACGCTTCGAAAAAAACTGGGCATTAAAGAGGCATTTGGAAAGGGCGATTTTTCAAATATTATTGACTGCGAAAAAAATGCTATAGATGGAGTGAGAATCAGTAAGATCGACCATGAAGCTGTATTAAAAACAGATAAAGACGGCTGCGAAGGTGCAGCATATACACAGATAGTTTTGGTCTCAACAGCACCGGCACCACGACCTTTAAGCTCGCTTGAAGTTACAATTGACAGACCGTTCTTCTACTACATTGCCGACAAAAACAATGTTCCGGTTTTTGCAGGCATAATCGGTGATCCGACTGCGAAAGGTGAGCAATAA
- a CDS encoding sigma-70 family RNA polymerase sigma factor: protein MVLEDEKIIDLYWERSESAITETDKKYRSRCMYIANQILNDYSDAEECLNDTYLTAWNLMPPERPKFLASFLYKIIRNHSLTRFKYYNNSKRKKDVCISTEELEECIDRSGSTEEKYDENEVVVAINEFLDSLKKDRRFIFVRRYWYFDSITDISEKCSMTEENVRAILSRVRKQLKEHLKRRVGV, encoded by the coding sequence GTGGTTCTGGAAGACGAAAAAATAATAGATCTTTACTGGGAACGTTCGGAAAGTGCGATCACGGAAACTGATAAAAAGTACAGAAGCAGATGTATGTATATCGCAAATCAGATACTGAACGACTATTCAGATGCAGAGGAATGTCTCAACGATACTTATCTGACAGCGTGGAATCTGATGCCACCGGAAAGACCAAAATTTCTTGCGTCTTTTCTGTATAAGATCATAAGGAACCATTCACTCACCAGATTCAAATATTATAACAACAGCAAGCGGAAAAAGGACGTATGCATTTCCACTGAGGAACTGGAAGAATGTATCGACAGAAGCGGCAGCACGGAAGAAAAGTACGATGAAAATGAAGTGGTGGTTGCCATCAACGAGTTTCTTGATTCGCTTAAAAAGGACCGGAGGTTCATATTTGTCAGAAGGTACTGGTACTTTGACAGTATCACTGACATATCTGAGAAGTGTTCCATGACCGAGGAAAATGTCAGGGCGATACTTTCAAGGGTACGGAAACAGCTTAAAGAACATCTTAAAAGAAGGGTGGGAGTATAA
- a CDS encoding dockerin type I domain-containing protein, translating to MIKTLQQTRKKAADVDGDGAVTIADLARLQQYLSKKIDKF from the coding sequence GTGATAAAGACCTTACAGCAAACCAGAAAAAAAGCAGCTGATGTTGACGGTGACGGTGCAGTTACCATCGCCGATCTTGCAAGACTTCAGCAGTATCTTTCAAAGAAAATCGATAAATTCTGA
- a CDS encoding dockerin type I domain-containing protein — protein MVLADYNNDGTVDLTDVTALKLYLSSKGIDVSSLESKLNEYIQQGLISQEVL, from the coding sequence ATGGTGCTTGCAGATTATAACAATGACGGAACAGTTGATCTTACTGATGTAACTGCATTAAAGTTATATTTATCAAGTAAAGGAATTGATGTTTCTTCTCTTGAGTCAAAACTTAATGAATACATTCAGCAGGGCCTTATATCACAGGAGGTGCTTTGA
- a CDS encoding dockerin type I repeat-containing protein: MKTKRIIATILSIAMVFTGTAANMLHASAASENIFMSEFFEKSLSEIETVLQEKGLAKEPANHDIVIRLTSKQIKQIITELEPYKEELTPKNPEETYEINVKRKKAFIDLLFDKLHLKGVYSYIDPEYQYVSLPWNAEDLFDLDLTTKTADVDGSTVEIPNGYSITITIPDNPEGYGFNNGDSKSLTNYEVGQRMLYVINTYGDKDYYDEVYAPLPCKATRFALGDVDLNDIIDVSDLTELSLALIGDKELTADQQKYSDIDGDGAVTLADLARLQQYLSKKIDSLG, translated from the coding sequence ATGAAAACAAAGAGAATAATAGCTACAATTTTAAGTATAGCAATGGTGTTCACCGGAACTGCTGCCAATATGCTGCATGCATCTGCAGCTTCAGAGAATATCTTCATGTCAGAATTTTTTGAAAAGTCTCTTTCCGAGATAGAAACTGTTTTACAAGAGAAGGGTTTAGCTAAAGAACCTGCCAATCACGATATTGTGATACGCTTAACTTCAAAACAGATTAAACAAATAATTACTGAGCTTGAACCTTACAAAGAAGAGCTGACTCCAAAGAATCCAGAAGAAACTTATGAAATAAACGTTAAGCGAAAAAAAGCGTTTATTGATCTTTTGTTTGATAAACTTCATTTGAAAGGTGTTTACAGTTATATTGATCCGGAATATCAGTACGTAAGTTTGCCGTGGAATGCTGAAGATTTGTTTGATCTTGACTTAACGACAAAAACGGCGGATGTAGACGGAAGCACTGTGGAAATACCTAACGGCTACAGTATAACCATTACGATTCCCGATAATCCGGAAGGATATGGATTCAATAATGGCGATAGCAAGTCACTGACTAATTATGAAGTTGGTCAGAGAATGCTGTATGTAATAAATACATATGGAGATAAAGACTATTATGATGAAGTATATGCGCCATTACCTTGTAAAGCTACGAGATTTGCATTAGGAGATGTTGATCTTAATGACATAATTGATGTTAGCGATTTGACAGAACTATCACTTGCGCTTATCGGCGACAAGGAGCTTACAGCAGATCAGCAGAAATATTCCGACATCGACGGTGACGGAGCAGTTACACTTGCTGATCTGGCAAGACTTCAGCAGTATCTTTCAAAGAAGATCGATTCGCTTGGATAA
- a CDS encoding nucleotidyltransferase domain-containing protein: MNGYDNAKVRAVIVPIAQKYGVERILLFGSMARGDADESSDYDFLISKGNLKSLIQYMSFVSELESALNRHVDVVSDTSSDDIIIENARREGILLYER; this comes from the coding sequence ATGAATGGTTATGATAATGCAAAAGTCAGAGCTGTCATAGTGCCAATAGCTCAGAAATATGGTGTGGAACGAATTTTGCTATTCGGTTCAATGGCAAGAGGAGATGCCGACGAAAGCAGTGATTACGATTTTCTTATAAGCAAAGGTAATCTTAAAAGTCTGATTCAGTATATGTCTTTTGTAAGTGAACTGGAAAGTGCTTTAAATCGTCATGTTGATGTGGTTTCCGATACTTCTTCTGATGACATAATAATTGAAAATGCACGAAGGGAAGGTATTTTACTTTATGAAAGATAA
- a CDS encoding HepT-like ribonuclease domain-containing protein: MKDKKRDAVIVEKVLRYCDEISKTHEAFHNDKDLFFNKEDGFIYRNSITMPILQIGELIKNLSEEFTSKYNAMPWKAIAGMRDIFAHHYGSIDYEMTWNTSKEDIAMLKNYLLEVKTEEAF; the protein is encoded by the coding sequence ATGAAAGATAAAAAAAGGGATGCTGTCATAGTCGAAAAAGTTTTGCGGTATTGTGATGAGATATCGAAAACACATGAGGCATTTCATAATGACAAGGATTTGTTTTTCAATAAAGAAGATGGCTTTATATACCGTAATTCAATTACGATGCCTATTCTCCAGATAGGCGAACTTATCAAGAATCTTTCAGAAGAGTTCACATCAAAATATAATGCTATGCCGTGGAAAGCCATTGCTGGAATGAGGGATATATTTGCACATCACTATGGATCGATTGATTATGAAATGACATGGAATACTTCTAAAGAAGATATCGCTATGCTGAAAAATTATTTATTGGAAGTAAAAACAGAAGAAGCATTTTGA
- a CDS encoding type II toxin-antitoxin system RelE/ParE family toxin, translated as MNYKIIYSPLALDDLRNIYSYISFELKSPDTAAKQVKKIRERIKALNTLPERYSLVDWEPWKSINMRKIPVSNYTVFYKVDSSELSVTIVRIIYSGRDIEYIINNTEKS; from the coding sequence ATGAATTATAAAATAATTTATTCCCCATTAGCTTTAGATGATCTCAGAAATATTTATTCGTATATTTCATTTGAATTAAAATCACCAGATACTGCAGCTAAACAAGTAAAAAAAATAAGGGAAAGAATAAAAGCACTGAACACTTTACCTGAAAGATATTCTCTTGTTGATTGGGAACCATGGAAAAGTATTAATATGAGAAAAATTCCTGTAAGCAACTATACAGTATTTTACAAGGTGGATTCCTCTGAACTATCTGTTACAATTGTGAGAATTATTTATTCCGGCAGAGATATTGAATATATTATTAATAACACTGAAAAATCGTAA
- a CDS encoding type II toxin-antitoxin system RelB/DinJ family antitoxin, which yields MPVTTPVYARIDSNLKEKAEDILRQLGITPASAIQMMYSQIVIKRGIPFELQLPAEKPLELGKMTREELDSELAKGIDSLNNGQGYSADEVDKILAEEFNI from the coding sequence ATGCCAGTAACAACACCTGTATATGCACGTATAGATTCCAATTTAAAAGAAAAAGCTGAAGATATTCTGCGTCAGCTCGGAATTACTCCGGCAAGTGCTATACAAATGATGTATAGTCAAATAGTAATTAAAAGAGGTATTCCGTTTGAACTGCAGTTACCTGCTGAAAAACCACTCGAACTCGGTAAAATGACAAGAGAGGAGTTGGACTCTGAACTTGCAAAAGGAATAGACTCACTTAATAACGGTCAGGGATATTCTGCTGATGAGGTGGATAAAATCCTTGCTGAGGAATTCAATATATGA
- a CDS encoding sigma-70 family RNA polymerase sigma factor, with protein MEDTEIIDLYWERSERAISETDQKYRDRCLYVARSVLNDISDAEECLNDTYLTVWNRIPEERPKFFSAFLYKIIRNHSLNRLRYINGKQRKRDISFSIEELEECVSGSEDVEDKFDESELVNAINDFLENLRTDRRYIFVRRYWYLDSIADIAENCSMSEDNVMAVLSRTRKKT; from the coding sequence TTGGAAGATACAGAAATAATCGATTTATACTGGGAACGATCAGAAAGAGCAATATCTGAAACGGATCAAAAATACAGAGACAGATGTTTGTATGTAGCCCGTTCAGTTCTTAATGATATTTCAGATGCGGAAGAATGTCTGAACGACACATATCTGACAGTCTGGAACCGGATACCTGAAGAAAGACCAAAATTCTTTTCTGCTTTCCTGTATAAAATTATCCGAAATCATTCACTCAACAGATTAAGATACATTAACGGCAAGCAAAGAAAACGGGATATAAGTTTTTCCATTGAAGAACTTGAAGAATGTGTTTCGGGCTCTGAGGATGTTGAAGATAAATTTGATGAGTCAGAGCTTGTAAATGCCATAAATGATTTCCTCGAAAATCTCAGAACAGACAGACGATATATATTTGTAAGAAGATACTGGTACCTTGACAGTATCGCAGATATTGCAGAAAACTGTTCGATGAGTGAAGATAATGTAATGGCTGTACTTTCAAGAACGAGAAAAAAAACTTAA
- a CDS encoding dockerin type I repeat-containing protein, translated as MKKIRKTLAGIIALSMLASNSVYIFAAEESKSEDNSPSVISASKKDAPKLNERIKRLEDSGLSISEILDCLAADGTWGQVAVMFKVKPGAEIPKLKEYHYIQQYWEDDAYIIETLPEDLKEYVELDIVEKAEFWFPPTSGAAARAERAKEYRWLFKNGGYTEDTYIFLEFSDGFDINEVLLPDSEMYNTYTMANDVVYYIHASEEVMNQYIDWYENYEGEDLKAFFIDRPTVPENETDDPAEPAVPVNNDKDNVKAGDIFADDKIDVTDLTELSLALLGDRNLSEDQKKAADVDSDGDVTLADLAMLRQYLSKKIDSLGKTPNASVPSPAVTSDITDISDSCETVTVGVDVDKWNSDLKSIMISSMEDYDEYIGINSEENKKLAKKGIEANEEFFKTNRLAVMVDNSEGCNGVKYTLTGVKLDKDGNVHLYYDKEIPEFMTALASVFHYITVVPASENSESETIVHFNEIRERTYITDKCTIVNSTNVGFKGGSYPVVSGMITSMEQFEEEMSKNGIEPSGVINRLDISKEFFDDNFLVYQTLYSGNTNPKSWIYRLSFDKENNLRMDYITYTTVHYYEDGTKVSVGGEQMVYRMLAAAVPKSVIDPSDVASFVSNGHSQEGENGYRIINQINEKSVKSASKTEVESKGNTVNISLIDSMEDFDRINDLYDGKYTHIKDELLKDNFFKDNVLYIADQPSVKKNIEYRIEDLMVKSNGVLEVTVGTSINNDEPDEDDNTEWHLAAAIPRSELVFDNINANMKIQ; from the coding sequence ATGAAAAAAATCAGAAAAACATTAGCGGGGATCATAGCACTAAGTATGCTTGCATCAAATTCAGTTTATATTTTTGCTGCAGAAGAATCTAAAAGCGAGGATAACAGCCCATCTGTTATCTCTGCCTCTAAGAAAGATGCGCCTAAACTAAATGAACGTATAAAACGGCTTGAAGACAGTGGCCTCAGTATTTCAGAAATACTTGACTGTCTTGCTGCAGATGGTACATGGGGACAGGTTGCTGTAATGTTTAAAGTTAAACCAGGTGCGGAAATTCCTAAACTTAAAGAATATCACTACATTCAGCAGTACTGGGAAGATGATGCTTATATTATTGAGACTCTTCCGGAAGATTTAAAAGAATACGTTGAACTTGATATAGTAGAAAAGGCAGAGTTCTGGTTTCCACCGACTTCCGGTGCTGCAGCCAGAGCAGAGAGAGCAAAGGAATACAGATGGCTCTTTAAAAATGGAGGATATACAGAAGATACATATATATTTCTTGAATTTTCGGATGGCTTCGATATAAACGAAGTTCTTCTCCCTGATTCGGAAATGTATAATACTTATACTATGGCTAACGATGTTGTTTATTACATTCATGCCTCGGAAGAAGTAATGAATCAGTATATTGACTGGTATGAAAACTATGAAGGTGAAGATTTAAAGGCGTTCTTCATTGATCGTCCGACTGTTCCGGAAAATGAAACTGATGATCCTGCAGAACCGGCTGTACCTGTCAATAATGATAAAGATAATGTTAAAGCCGGGGATATTTTCGCCGATGACAAGATAGATGTAACTGACCTTACCGAACTTTCACTCGCACTTTTAGGTGACAGAAATCTTTCTGAAGACCAGAAGAAAGCAGCAGATGTTGACAGTGACGGAGATGTTACACTCGCAGATCTTGCGATGCTCAGACAGTATCTTTCAAAGAAAATAGATTCACTTGGAAAAACACCGAATGCATCGGTTCCATCTCCGGCTGTTACAAGTGATATAACCGATATCAGCGACAGCTGCGAAACTGTAACAGTAGGTGTAGATGTAGATAAATGGAACTCTGATCTTAAGTCGATAATGATATCTTCGATGGAGGATTATGATGAATATATCGGCATAAACAGTGAAGAAAACAAGAAACTTGCAAAGAAAGGCATCGAAGCAAACGAGGAATTCTTTAAGACTAACAGACTTGCAGTCATGGTCGATAACTCGGAAGGATGCAACGGAGTTAAATATACTCTGACCGGAGTGAAGCTTGATAAGGATGGCAATGTTCATCTTTACTACGACAAGGAGATCCCTGAATTTATGACGGCTCTGGCGAGTGTTTTTCACTACATTACAGTAGTGCCGGCATCTGAAAACAGTGAAAGTGAAACTATTGTTCATTTCAATGAAATCAGGGAACGTACTTATATTACTGACAAGTGTACGATAGTGAACTCTACTAACGTAGGATTTAAAGGCGGAAGTTATCCTGTAGTTTCAGGAATGATAACATCGATGGAACAGTTTGAAGAAGAAATGAGCAAAAACGGTATCGAGCCTTCAGGTGTAATAAACAGACTTGATATTTCAAAGGAATTCTTCGATGATAACTTCCTCGTTTATCAGACTTTATATTCCGGCAACACCAATCCGAAAAGCTGGATATACAGGCTGAGTTTCGATAAAGAGAATAATCTGAGAATGGACTATATTACTTATACCACTGTGCATTATTATGAAGACGGTACTAAGGTATCTGTCGGAGGAGAACAGATGGTTTATAGGATGCTCGCTGCTGCAGTTCCTAAGAGCGTCATAGATCCGTCAGATGTTGCTTCCTTTGTAAGCAACGGCCATTCTCAGGAGGGTGAAAACGGATACAGGATCATTAATCAGATCAATGAAAAATCAGTAAAGTCTGCTTCGAAAACGGAAGTTGAATCAAAGGGTAACACAGTAAATATAAGTCTGATCGATTCAATGGAAGATTTTGACCGTATCAATGATCTTTACGACGGAAAATACACTCATATAAAGGACGAGTTACTGAAAGATAATTTCTTCAAGGACAATGTTCTTTACATTGCAGATCAGCCGTCTGTGAAGAAAAATATCGAATACAGGATTGAAGATCTGATGGTAAAGAGCAACGGTGTGCTTGAAGTGACTGTAGGAACAAGCATAAACAATGACGAGCCGGATGAAGATGACAATACAGAATGGCATCTGGCTGCAGCTATTCCGAGAAGTGAGCTTGTATTTGACAACATTAATGCGAATATGAAAATTCAGTAA
- a CDS encoding AAA family ATPase, whose product MGIYFNPGNEAFRKDAKSEIYIDKTGLINVTNKLLNEEKNCISVSHARRFGKSQAARMLKSYYSRGCDSKELFSNLEISKSENFETHLNKYNTIHLDISSFEDDYKENIIEKIKEHLFAEIKAVYPDVDYSASTASVLNNVYLKTVSDEMPYGIKFVIIIDEWDCIIRNYSDSPELVHKYMKFLHALFKSEESKSFLGFGYITGIMPIKKIKNESALNNFMEYTMISSRDITEYYGFTEKEVDDLCERYDMSSESVKAWYNGYLINGKHMYNPNSVVSAVKWHSLESYWKNTSSFESINTFITLNFDGLKEAVIAMLNDQKVRVNVTKFQNDLSMINSKDDALTALIHLGYLGYDAERGKAFIPNYEVKTAFQSALETGSWKDIADTLSRCEDLLWATIDGEADKVAEIIEIAHETYSSILKYNDENAMSCAITMAYFTAPAYYQVIRELPSGKGFADIVMIPRAEAGNKPAMIIELKYDKDADAAINQIKEKRYSGALKGYKNEILLVGINYNKDKHHECVIESITPEW is encoded by the coding sequence ATGGGAATCTATTTTAATCCGGGAAATGAAGCTTTTCGCAAGGATGCTAAAAGTGAAATATATATCGACAAAACCGGACTTATAAACGTAACAAACAAACTTCTTAATGAAGAAAAAAACTGCATTTCAGTAAGCCATGCCCGCCGTTTCGGAAAATCGCAGGCGGCACGTATGCTGAAATCCTATTACAGCCGCGGATGTGATTCAAAGGAACTGTTTTCAAATCTTGAAATATCAAAATCAGAAAATTTTGAAACACATCTGAATAAGTATAATACAATACATCTTGATATATCTTCATTTGAGGATGATTACAAGGAAAACATTATTGAAAAAATAAAGGAACATCTGTTTGCTGAAATAAAAGCCGTTTATCCGGATGTTGATTACAGTGCATCTACAGCTTCAGTATTGAATAATGTTTATCTTAAAACAGTAAGTGATGAAATGCCGTATGGTATAAAGTTTGTTATAATAATCGATGAGTGGGACTGCATAATAAGGAATTATTCCGATTCTCCTGAACTTGTACACAAATATATGAAATTTCTTCATGCACTTTTTAAAAGCGAAGAATCAAAGTCATTTCTCGGCTTTGGATATATAACCGGTATTATGCCGATAAAGAAGATAAAGAACGAATCGGCACTTAATAATTTTATGGAATACACTATGATTAGTTCAAGAGATATCACGGAATATTACGGATTTACAGAGAAAGAAGTGGATGATCTCTGTGAAAGGTATGATATGTCATCGGAATCAGTAAAAGCATGGTATAACGGATATCTTATAAACGGAAAACATATGTACAATCCGAATTCAGTAGTATCTGCAGTAAAATGGCACAGTCTTGAATCATACTGGAAAAACACATCTTCATTTGAAAGCATCAACACATTCATAACACTGAACTTCGACGGACTTAAGGAAGCAGTTATTGCAATGCTAAATGATCAGAAAGTCCGTGTAAATGTGACTAAATTCCAAAATGATCTTTCCATGATAAATTCAAAAGATGATGCTCTTACGGCACTTATCCATCTCGGATATCTTGGATATGACGCCGAAAGAGGAAAAGCGTTTATACCAAATTATGAAGTAAAGACTGCATTCCAGTCGGCTCTGGAGACAGGATCATGGAAAGATATTGCTGATACACTTTCGAGATGTGAAGATCTTCTTTGGGCGACAATTGACGGAGAAGCAGATAAAGTAGCCGAGATCATAGAAATTGCTCATGAGACCTATTCATCGATACTGAAGTACAATGATGAAAACGCCATGAGCTGTGCAATAACAATGGCATACTTTACAGCACCGGCATATTATCAGGTCATCAGAGAATTACCATCCGGCAAAGGTTTTGCAGACATAGTAATGATTCCTCGTGCAGAAGCCGGAAACAAACCTGCGATGATAATAGAGCTGAAATACGATAAGGACGCAGATGCAGCGATAAATCAGATAAAGGAAAAACGCTACAGCGGAGCCCTTAAAGGATATAAAAATGAGATCCTGCTTGTGGGGATAAATTATAATAAAGACAAGCACCATGAATGTGTTATCGAAAGTATAACGCCGGAGTGGTGA
- a CDS encoding dockerin type I repeat-containing protein: MKKRIISAVLTAALLGSSVSSLTCVSAVESDLTPGIESWQEYSGTRKRISGTVEDVIESLKSGTVVIDCQGAYGDGFLAFTPDERHSYYTKGSKYSIVTMAEGTEPPVKEINEKIGASDNYEVKFYRIDDSDEYGFFVLDKEYKDTVYDLLKHDSNVVKIEECQNILECESALTNFCIKTDLSIDEVYEEYPGLLLENGRALRESDKDWCDAPEDWSYVFSCKVRKDTETYPSFYSSIKKLHDNNVPFRYDVLIATEYGRQQFATSSELIYNAADTSNTVMLGDIYSDGIIDLSDLSTLSLFLVGDTDLEGSQKKAADVDGDSEITLADLARLRQYLSKVILSLDEPPASNTFLFDSYDDLYEALTEQDSSKVFGTDNNGELFDKTIAAFKNNTVDLYVPAIDEDVDVSNIALMTTDLYKLPWIWYHCKASDNDVSVRIAYPGVIENPDLSSAKTYYEVLKMIAPDAPNPDNYANYESYQKIYESEICLANDKKVGAMISELKDNSKVYVMFNYEGVLVNVYADKSVLTESFWSSFTLAKY, translated from the coding sequence ATGAAAAAAAGAATTATAAGTGCAGTTTTAACTGCAGCATTACTTGGAAGTTCGGTGTCGTCCTTAACCTGTGTATCTGCAGTCGAAAGTGATTTAACACCAGGAATAGAGTCCTGGCAAGAATACAGCGGAACACGTAAAAGAATATCCGGGACAGTTGAGGATGTTATAGAATCTCTAAAATCCGGAACGGTAGTTATAGACTGTCAGGGTGCTTACGGAGATGGCTTCCTCGCATTTACACCGGACGAACGTCACAGTTACTATACTAAAGGCTCAAAATACTCCATAGTAACAATGGCTGAAGGAACGGAACCACCTGTTAAAGAGATCAATGAGAAAATCGGTGCATCAGATAACTACGAAGTTAAGTTCTACAGAATAGATGACAGCGATGAATACGGATTTTTCGTACTTGATAAAGAATATAAAGATACTGTTTATGATCTTTTAAAACATGACAGTAATGTGGTGAAAATAGAGGAATGTCAGAATATTCTTGAATGTGAATCTGCGCTTACAAATTTCTGTATAAAAACTGATCTTTCCATCGATGAGGTTTATGAGGAATATCCGGGTCTTTTACTTGAAAACGGACGTGCGCTTCGTGAATCAGATAAAGACTGGTGTGATGCTCCGGAAGACTGGAGTTATGTATTTTCATGCAAGGTAAGAAAAGATACCGAGACATATCCTTCGTTCTACAGTTCAATAAAGAAACTTCATGATAATAATGTTCCGTTCAGATATGACGTTCTTATCGCTACAGAATATGGGCGTCAGCAGTTTGCAACAAGTTCAGAACTGATTTATAACGCAGCTGATACATCCAATACTGTTATGTTAGGAGACATTTACTCTGACGGAATAATTGACTTGTCCGACCTTTCAACCTTATCGCTTTTCCTTGTTGGCGATACTGACCTTGAAGGCAGTCAGAAGAAGGCAGCTGACGTGGACGGTGACAGCGAAATAACTCTCGCTGACCTTGCAAGACTACGACAGTATCTTTCAAAGGTTATACTGTCACTAGATGAGCCACCGGCATCTAATACTTTTTTGTTTGACTCATACGATGATCTTTATGAAGCATTAACAGAACAGGATTCTTCTAAAGTATTTGGTACAGATAATAATGGGGAATTATTTGACAAGACCATAGCTGCATTTAAGAATAATACTGTTGATCTTTATGTTCCTGCCATTGATGAAGATGTAGATGTATCAAATATCGCATTAATGACAACAGATCTGTATAAATTACCGTGGATATGGTATCATTGCAAGGCGAGCGATAACGATGTTAGTGTAAGAATTGCCTATCCTGGTGTTATTGAAAACCCTGACCTCAGTTCAGCGAAAACATATTATGAAGTTCTGAAAATGATTGCTCCGGATGCACCAAATCCTGATAATTACGCAAACTATGAGTCCTATCAGAAAATATATGAATCTGAGATATGCCTTGCAAATGATAAAAAAGTTGGTGCAATGATATCAGAACTAAAAGATAATAGCAAAGTATATGTTATGTTTAATTATGAAGGTGTTCTGGTTAATGTTTATGCTGATAAGAGTGTTTTAACTGAGTCGTTCTGGAGCAGTTTTACTTTAGCTAAATATTGA